A section of the Rhizomicrobium sp. genome encodes:
- a CDS encoding type II toxin-antitoxin system ParD family antitoxin: MARTSRPITVTLGDLHRSVEARLNSGAYASASEVLRAAVRALDREDAAVNAWLKQQVAESLNDPRPSIPASTVFDRLRKRHARRSKAKREPA, translated from the coding sequence ATGGCGCGCACCAGCCGGCCGATCACCGTCACGCTCGGCGATCTTCACAGAAGCGTGGAGGCGCGTTTGAACAGCGGCGCCTACGCCTCCGCCAGCGAAGTTTTGCGCGCCGCGGTCCGTGCGCTGGACCGCGAGGATGCGGCCGTCAATGCTTGGCTCAAGCAACAGGTCGCGGAATCCCTGAACGACCCGCGCCCCAGCATCCCGGCAAGCACCGTGTTCGACCGCCTGCGCAAGCGTCACGCGCGCAGGTCGAAGGCCAAGCGTGAGCCCGCATAG
- a CDS encoding F0F1 ATP synthase subunit delta — protein sequence MATEQQHETGIAGRYATAIFELAEDSRSIAAIEKDFAVLRELLAESSDLTRLVRSPVFASDDQARALKAVLERIGASDLGTKFVLVLAAKRRLFYLSDIIKSFERILAARRGEVQAQVTSARKLNDGETAELKAALKGKLGREPRLETKVDPTLLGGLVVKVGSRMIDTSLRTKLNGIRAAMRGN from the coding sequence GTGGCTACGGAACAGCAGCACGAAACCGGCATCGCGGGACGCTACGCCACCGCCATTTTCGAACTGGCGGAGGACAGCCGATCCATCGCCGCCATCGAGAAGGATTTCGCCGTCCTGCGCGAGCTGCTGGCGGAAAGCTCCGACCTCACCCGCCTCGTGCGCTCGCCGGTCTTCGCGAGCGACGACCAGGCCCGCGCCCTGAAGGCCGTGCTCGAACGCATCGGCGCCAGCGATCTCGGCACCAAATTCGTCCTCGTGCTGGCCGCCAAGCGCCGGCTGTTCTACCTGTCCGACATCATCAAGAGCTTCGAGCGCATCCTCGCGGCGCGCCGCGGCGAGGTGCAGGCGCAGGTGACATCGGCCCGCAAGCTCAACGATGGCGAGACCGCCGAGCTGAAGGCGGCGCTCAAGGGCAAGCTCGGCCGCGAGCCGCGGCTCGAAACCAAAGTCGATCCCACCCTGCTCGGCGGCCTCGTCGTGAAGGTGGGCTCGCGCATGATCGACACATCGCTCCGCACCAAGCTGAACGGCATCCGTGCGGCCATGAGAGGTAACTGA